A window from Plectropomus leopardus isolate mb chromosome 21, YSFRI_Pleo_2.0, whole genome shotgun sequence encodes these proteins:
- the plag1 gene encoding zinc finger protein PLAG1: MATGTQGHCDNILEKAKITPSTGRRRRAEGKPKKNFPCQECQKAFNSLEKLKVHSYSHTGERPYRCSHPACAKAFVSKYKLLRHMATHSPEKNHKCSYCEKMFHRKDHLKNHLHTHDPYKEAFTCQECGKSYNTKLGFKRHLALHAANSGDLTCQVCLQPFPSTGVLLEHLRTHAGKSSGGTKEKKHRCEHCERRFYTRKDVRRHMVVHTGRKDFLCQYCAQRFGRKDHLTRHVKKSHARELLRVKTEPADSLETGVYNLVSGGIKGELPAMAPPRLHQLSMCTGPTLDTEPFLTPTHPFSFKFPLGSNFTSYSISPQEREQNLKGELETYLMELQSSMPTSSSAAQDPHLSSSKLELEPQVGSVEEASEVVSLSKISTPMTAVTTGDSLASSSSLMDFSQLFNFLPHNGPPYNQAGGNGGQGVTYSPNEEPTLLVQLPSQSPKGSEASSFISNPPTTLPRFHHAFQ, encoded by the exons ATGGCCACGGGAACCCAGGGCCACTGTGACAACATCCTGGAGAAAGCCAAGATCACACCATCTACGGGGAGGCGCAGGAGAGCAGAGgggaagccaaaaaaaaacttcccttGCCAGGAGTGTCAGAAAGCTTTCAACAGTCTGGAGAAGTTGAAGGTGCACTCGTActctcacacaggagagagaccCTATCGCTGCTCACACCCCGCCTGCGCCAAGGCTTTTGTCTCCAAATACAAGCTGCTACG GCATATGGCAACTCACTCGCCAGAAAAAAACCACAAGTGTTCATACTGTGAGAAAATGTTCCACCGCAAGGATCACTTAAAGAATCACCTACACACTCACGACCCATACAAGGAGGCATTCACCTGTCAGGAGTGTGGCAAGAGCTACAACACCAAGCTTGGCTTCAAACGCCACCTTGCCCTCCATGCCGCCAACAGTGGAGACCTCACCTGCCAAGTTTGCCTGCAGCCATTCCCCAGCACCGGGGTTCTTCTGGAACACCTCAGAACACATGCTGGCAAGTCCTCTGGCGGAACCAAAGAGAAAAAGCATCGCTGTGAGCACTGTGAGCGGCGATTTTACACTCGAAAAGATGTGCGTCGACACATGGTGGTGCATACTGGACGCAAGGACTTCCTTTGTCAGTACTGTGCCCAGCGCTTTGGTAGGAAGGACCACCTGACACGCCATGTGAAAAAGAGTCATGCTCGGGAGCTGCTGAGGGTAAAAACTGAGCCAGCTGATTCGCTGGAGACAGGTGTCTACAACTTGGTGTCTGGGGGCATCAAGGGCGAGCTCCCGGCGATGGCCCCACCAAGGCTGCATCAGCTCAGCATGTGCACAGGCCCCACCCTGGACACAGAGCCATTTCTCACCCCCACACACCCCTTTTCTTTTAAGTTCCCACTGGGCTCCAACTTTACCTCATACAGCATCTCACCACAGGAGCGGGAGCAGAATCTAAAGGGAGAACTGGAGACCTACCTGATGGAGCTGCAGAGCAGCATGCCCACCTCATCCTCTGCAGCCCAGGATCCACACCTCTCCTCCTCAAAACTTGAGTTGGAGCCTCAAGTGGGCTCAGTGGAGGAAGCCAGCGAAGTGGTATCCCTGTCCAAAATCTCCACACCAATGACAGCAGTCACCACAGGCGACTCCCTGGCCTCGTCCTCCTCTCTGATGGACTTCTCTCAGCTTTTCAACTTCCTGCCACACAATGGGCCCCCGTACAACCAGGCAGGGGGGAACGGGGGACAAGGTGTAACCTACTCACCCAATGAAGAGCCCACACTTCTCGTCCAGCTGCCCAGCCAGTCTCCCAAAGGCTCAGAGGCCTCCTCCTTCATATCCAACCCACCCACCACACTGCCCCGCTTCCACCACGCTTTTCAGTGA